A stretch of Cyanobacterium sp. HL-69 DNA encodes these proteins:
- a CDS encoding serine/threonine protein kinase encodes MGKIINGRYEIVDNLAKGDIRETFLAKDTQMPSEKLVVIKTLKPLDSQNNNLELVQNLFAKQAQILEQIGQNSTQIPTLYDYFTEDEQFYLIQEYIEGKTLADIGIINFARCEVILSSLLNTLKYIHSQNIIHRDIKPENIIIRQKDGLPVLTDFGAIKETMGAVDNLSAESPKINATTGFIAPGQSAGRIIFSSDLYALGLTMIYALTGKYPLEFANNPLTGELDWDNSLPNIPAPLKTTLQKAIKIEAGQRYHTAQEMYLALHQSQPQTITQDTVLVAPNNPREMNTSSYNPTVVVSPSGQKFTQGNYPHPVTGVNYS; translated from the coding sequence ATGGGCAAAATAATTAATGGTAGATATGAAATAGTAGATAACCTTGCCAAAGGAGACATAAGGGAAACATTTCTCGCCAAAGATACTCAAATGCCCTCCGAAAAATTGGTGGTTATCAAAACACTAAAACCCCTTGATAGTCAAAACAATAACCTCGAATTAGTCCAAAATTTATTTGCTAAACAAGCTCAAATATTAGAACAAATAGGGCAAAACTCTACTCAAATCCCTACCCTTTACGACTATTTTACAGAAGATGAGCAGTTTTATCTCATTCAAGAATATATCGAAGGAAAAACCCTTGCAGACATAGGTATTATCAATTTTGCACGGTGTGAAGTCATCCTCTCATCCCTCCTCAATACCCTCAAATATATCCATAGTCAAAATATTATTCACCGTGACATTAAGCCAGAAAATATAATTATTCGTCAAAAGGATGGTTTACCCGTATTAACCGACTTTGGGGCAATCAAAGAAACCATGGGGGCGGTTGATAATCTTTCCGCAGAAAGCCCTAAAATAAATGCTACCACAGGTTTTATCGCTCCAGGGCAAAGCGCAGGAAGAATTATATTTAGTAGTGATTTATATGCCCTTGGGTTAACCATGATTTATGCCCTCACAGGGAAATATCCCCTCGAATTTGCCAATAATCCCCTCACGGGAGAATTAGATTGGGATAACTCATTGCCCAATATTCCAGCGCCCCTTAAAACCACCTTACAAAAAGCCATCAAAATAGAAGCGGGGCAAAGATACCATACAGCCCAAGAGATGTATTTAGCCCTCCATCAAAGTCAACCCCAAACCATCACCCAAGATACCGTGTTAGTCGCCCCCAATAATCCAAGGGAAATGAATACTTCTAGTTATAATCCCACCGTGGTAGTATCCCCTTCAGGACAAAAATTTACCCAAGGAAATTATCCCCATCCTGTCACTGGTGTCAATTATAGCTAA
- a CDS encoding Serine/threonine protein kinase: MLTAILVAIGVYGGFFIAQTMRNSQGEFTATQGEREEEILQEFIEETETPVEVNEVQTPAPNPPVNNSPPPSVNVPTNARIGGSMGVKNIRSGPGTAYGVVGSGVTGEGIDILDSGYDSGGYLWYRVYHPASGVTGWMAAQLVN; this comes from the coding sequence TTGTTAACGGCTATCCTTGTCGCCATAGGGGTTTATGGGGGCTTTTTTATTGCCCAAACCATGAGAAATTCTCAAGGTGAATTTACCGCTACCCAAGGAGAAAGGGAAGAAGAAATTTTGCAGGAATTCATAGAAGAAACGGAAACCCCAGTGGAGGTTAACGAGGTGCAAACTCCTGCACCAAATCCTCCTGTAAACAACTCCCCTCCCCCTTCCGTAAATGTTCCTACAAATGCCCGTATTGGAGGCTCTATGGGAGTTAAAAATATTCGTTCGGGACCGGGTACGGCTTATGGAGTGGTGGGTAGTGGAGTGACAGGAGAGGGCATCGATATTTTAGATAGTGGTTATGATTCGGGAGGTTATTTGTGGTATCGGGTATATCATCCTGCTTCGGGGGTGACGGGATGGATGGCGGCACAGTTGGTTAATTAA